The region GCAGTCGTTCTCCCAATGCCTGAGCCCATGAGACAGGCGTTGTGCTCTCAAGCCCTTAGACTGCTATTGGTGCACTGCATGCATACTGACACGTGACAGGGTCTTCAACACCGGTTCCCCCTTTAACGTTCCGGCTGGACACTACGTGAACATTGACAAGGTGGTTGCCCattaccagcagcagcatctcaaggaggaggagcgcaaggccaagaagcttgCGGCGGCCGCCCAGCAGTAGCTACTTCGTTTGAAGAAGGTCCTACATCGTTATTTCCTCGCGCGTTCATCATACCAAGATACATTATCCACTTTGGGATGTTGTGGCACATGTACATAGGTAGAATCCGAGCGGCATTGGTCAACCACAACACAACGTCGCTTCCTTAACCTTTTCTCGATACACCACCGTGTTCCTTCTTCCTTCTGCCACTCCGTTGCTTCTTCACTTGCACAAGCGCTCCTTCTTTTGACAGAGTCGTGTACCATCATCTCTCTCACGGGCCGTTGGGGTTTTCTGTTTCGCTGCCTACGCGCGAAGCTCAAGCACATGCACACATTACCGATAACATTTTCCACTCAGCCATTGGAACTGGCACCCTTTTTGGACGACAACTTTCTTAGCTGACATTACTTTTGTACCCTATCACCATGGGGTCGGTTGCCACCAACGCATGGGGCTCAATTGATGCCCGCAAATCAGCCAAGGCACGTCGTTTGTTCTTTCCCTCGCTCtatcttcccccccttccttgAAACACCCCAGTTCACAAGACAACCGCCAATGCCAAGAACACAGTAGTGAATCCATTTTTTGGCCTTGCTAACACGCTTGCTATGGCTCCATAGATCACAAAAGCTCAAGAGTCTCGTCCACCCAGTGACACACCCGCAATTTACGTCGACTTGATTGACCCGGACATTGGCTATGGCGTCTTCGCTGCCCGTGACTTCAGCAAGGGGGATTTCATCTTCCACGAGGCCCCTTTGATTGACCCAACAGACTTCTGCGAGCTACGTGAGTTGAACGATGAGCACCATGGACCAGGGCAGATGCTAGATCTTGTCACTGCGTTGTCGTTGGCTGACGCCTCCCAAATGCGGTTTGCCTTCCCTAAACTGGCCGCGGAGCTTGGCAAGACATTGCCTACCTCCCAGGAACTTGCAGGTGCCGATTTGAATCCACTTTTGGGGACAAGACTTGTACATGGACAACTGGCTTGGCCTCCAAATGAGTTGTGGGAGAAGTATGACAAGTATATCAAGCGCATCAGGGAAGGAGTTGTGGCTCGAGGCGGTGGCTCCAAGGCATCTGTCGAGGACAGAGTGAAGATCGCAGCCGACTTTTTCCGGAGTCATGCCTTCCAGGCCGAGATAGAGGGAAACCAGAACCCACATCCCGCGACGACGCGGCCTGCCACGATATATCTCCTGGCAAGTTTGGTCAACCATTCCTGTCAACCCCCCGGGGCCAGACGGGTACTCAAGAGGAGGACAGCAGCTGAGGATTCGCCCGTTGTTGCCCGAGAGGCCCCAGAGCTCCGCCTCGCAAACTTCCTCGCAAatttgaagaaggagagtGAAAATGCAGACAACAcggccagcagcagcaaaagtcCCAGCACCGGTGGCAAGGCGGGTACCAGTAACAACAATACTGCCatcggcagcggcagcaaaaACAATGCCGACGATCCAGACGCCATCACCCCAGCCCCCAAGACGGCACAAGAGTCCACTGGCACCAAGGACTTCAGCGAACACTCTGACCCTGacgacggcgaggaagaagaagacaatGCGTCGGGTTCGAATTCCCTCAACCAACGGCAGCGAGGACCCAACTGCGAGTGGCGCATTGGCCCAGGGCAGCTCGCAAAGTTTGTACTACCGCATCACATTGCTGTGAAGGCTACGAGGGATATcaaggctggggaggagctCACGTGGGACTatggaaagaagaagcaaggGTTTTCTTGTCGTTGTGCGACGTGCCGTGCCGGGACGGGCAGGTCTTGCTGTTATTTGTGAATAGCAAATGGCAAAAAATTTGGTCGTTGGGTCAGAGGGGTGTGCTTttggtggaagatgaggaatgCGGATCAGACGCATTTCAACCTGTGAGGTAGTCTATGGCGTGAAGAAGACTGGGATCAGGGTTAAGCTGGTATTGTTCAAAATAGCGGAtttgttggggttgtggttcAGAGTTCCATGGCGGGGTTAGATAGAGTCACCAGGTTCTGGAGAGGATAATGCAAAGCGTTTGATATTGGTAGCTGGCTCTGGAAGAGTTGGAAGGGATATAATATGTTGACAGCACTGAATATCAGCAATTTCACACTCGTGAATTGTTCTGGACGGGTCGTGGCCAGTTTCAGGGGCGATGGCTGTTTCTGATTGCGGGGGAGCTATCTACCATGTTGTGGACGACAACTATTTGCTGGTATTAACCTTGAAAAAGACAAGATCCACGGGAAGTTGGATGTGGTTAGACTAGATCTTTCGGAAGCGAGTTGATCATTGATGCTTTGATATGATTGAAAGCTTGCTATCAAATTCCATCATTCCAAAGGGAGGGGAGTTCACCATCTCTCCTGAAGGTCAATCTTGGATAATGATTCGGCATGTTTGTACACAGGGCACAAGTCATGTACCTCGAGGGAGAGCCAAGAGGGCAGTCAAAATGGTGTAGATCAGAGGAGCTAGCAGAACCATCCCCTATCTTCTGGGCCCTTTGACAACAAGAATAGCAGTCTAGGTGACTTAAGACGACAAGGAAGACGTTCGTTGCGCTCGTGTTAGCAAAACGCATCAAGAAGGCAAACAGAGCCGGGATACAATACACACAAATGCTGGCATCATGAATTGCTCGAATCAGGAATGTGTTATTGGTCTAATTTCAGACTGATAACTACGGCCTAGACGTCTGTCCCTTTTTTGTTGGCATGAATCATCATGAAGAGGTCCCTCCAGGAGCTCTCTGTTCATCACTTCAGAGTGCACCATCAAGCGTTGTgcgtttgttgttgtcggaaCCAGCACTCGAATTGCTCTTTTGTGTACTATCTTTTCCCTAAAACCAAGATAGCCCAGGCACCGCACGCATAGCGCATCATGCCCGTGAGCAGACCGTTGTCCCGTTTCGCCGAACCCATGAGAGACTGAATGCAAGAACCACCAATATCCCAGCCCTTACTTGAGGGGAATGAAACGAGAAGAGTGGGTAGCACCGATACCTGGTCTACCGTGCTTGACGGGCTTGCTAGGGGGGGGTCAGCCATTTGACTCTTGCAGATACCAAGTCGGAGGGGCGAGCCTTACTATGAGATAGAGAACTCGCCAAGGTAGTGGCCAACCATCTCAGGCTTGATCTCCACCTGGTTGAACTCCTTGCCGGAGTAGATACCGACGACGCTGCCGATCATCTCGGGAACGACAATCATGTCACGGAGGTGAGTCTTGACGAGATCGGGCTTCTCGTTGGGCTTAGCCTCCTGCTTGGCCTTGCggagcttcttgatgaggCCCATGGGGCGGCGCTTAAGACCACGGTTGATCTTTCTGCGGGCACGAGCGTGGACGACATCGCGGAGCTCGTCGGAGGTCAGGTCAAGGAGACTGTTGCAGATAGCAGGTCAGCGCTTTGTTCTGGCCCATCAAATATAACCATCCCTCAATTTCCCAAGCATTCGCCATCATATGCTCATTTCCCCATTCCCAAAACATCGTCCTTCTCATTTGAGCATTGTCGGATTTTGTCGTGGGGTAGTGTGGGCGAAAAAGTAATCGGATCAAGGGCACCTACGCATCGAGATCGACACCGCGGTAAGAGAACTTGCGGAAggttctcttcttcttgagctcaGCGGCCTCCTCGGCGTTCTGTTGCATGTCATGTCAGCCATCGTTCCCTCCCACATGAAGCAGTCGCCATCGTCGTTTTTTTTTGAAGAGCCCGTTAAGGATATGGCGTCGTCCATCAATCAACAGCGACAGAGAGAGGTTGGACATACGTATTCGTCAGCCATGTTGTCGGTTGTCGAGTGATCACGATCTCGCTCGGTTCGATAGTGCTGGTATCGAAGAGCGAAATTCAGACAGTCGCGATTCTGGAGGTGGATTTGACTTGGGTGAGCGCAGTAGGCCTTGGTGAGTGGTCAGCGCTGGTTCTTTCGGACCCACTCACAAAATTCGTAGGGCTCAGTGCCCTCACAAGCCCCGCGTTCGGTTGGTCGGTGGCTGCGCTGCTCTTGTGGCTCGTGCTGTGGCTGATGGGGCCTCAATTCTTCCCGCCCCCACCTGCAGCACTTCCACTCAGTTCACTGCCAAACGCGTTCGTCGCGACTCTCGCAGTATCCGTACGTCATATTAGGTTTTGGGATTCCCTTCCAAGTGGTCATGCTTTCGACATTTATTTTCTCCAACTCTCTTTCAAAACCTCACAGCAATTTCACGACCATGGGCTTGCTTCTTTCAAAGACCATGATTTTCTCTCGAATTAGAGCTCTTACACCAAGTTCGAGTTGATAGGATTGTATTTTGCAACTTTCACATCAACAGCCTAGCTTCGACCAAGCCGCTCTCTAGATGCGCTGGAAAACAGAAATACTAGAGCGCGCCCTTCCACCCCACGCAAACATGGTGTTCTCTGAACAAGACGATCCCAAGGCGGCATTGTTCAACCAAGCTGGCTCCCAGTAGAACAATCCATTGCCCCGATTGACGGACCGAACAACGTCTGCCACCTTTGTCACATACTGCACCTGCCCAGCCTCGGAAAACGGAATGCTTCGGACATCGGCGGGGAACTGATATCTTGGATTCGGGCACTGAACAGGCCAGTTGGTCTCGACGACCTGAATCTCCTTGCCCCAAGTGTTGGCCATGTTGGTCAAACTGGTCTTGAGCGCGCTGAGTGAAGCCGCCTCGGAGTAGAATGGATAAAAAGACACTCCCATGATGTCGTAGTCCGATGCCTCAAAAGTTCCTTGTCTGAGGACGTTTGTGTACCAGTTGTTTTGAGTATTCCAGTTCCTGTGTTAACCTTCATTAGCACATGTTTTCCCGTTCTAAAGCGAACAAAGAAAATCCTGGATCAAGGGTTCTTACCATCCATTGTCGAGATGGATCATGATCTTTGGCTTGGGGCTAAGCCTCGAGTCTTTGATACCCCAGGCGGCGCTACGCAGCAGGCGTGCGATGTTTCCCCAGTTGTTGGTTCTTCCTGTCGGCCACAGCAAGCCAGGTGTGATCTCATTGCcgatggagatgatggttgGCTGAATGCCGGCATCTTGGAATCTGTTGCAAGATTCCAGGGTGTAGTTGTACAGCTTCCAGGAAAGATTGTCGATGTCGGTCGGCCATCCGGAGGGGATACCCTGCTTGCCCGGGTCGGCCCAAGTGTCGCTGTAATGGAAGTCGATGTACACACCGAGCCCAACAGCTTTCGCCCTTCTCGCAAGCTGGATGTTGTAATCCATGTTGTACTCGCCGTTGCTGGGGTTGACCCAGACACGCTGCCGAACAGTATTCACGCCATTCTCAACCAGGATTCTTTCGAGGGGCTTGGTGTTGCCGTTGACATCCTTGAACGACATGCCGGCCCGCTCCTCAATAAGAAGAGAAGACCAGTCCACACCTTTGTAGGTGATGGCGGCGTTCACAGCTGGAAGCCCAGCCAAAAGCAAAGTTGACAACGATGGGAGAAGCATTGTGGATAACGGGATGTGAGGAGTTGCTGATCCGATCCAGGTACCTGGGCCTGGTCAACGCCATACGGGCACACCATGGTTTTATATGATCGACCAGGAAACACCCACCCGGCCTAGGCATCAAAGCGATCTCTCGTGATTACTGGAAACCAGGTCCACATCCCGGATTTGTTACTCTAGAAGCCGTAAGCCAACGTTTTTGGCGGCATCGGAAGCCTTGGCAGACATGATTTGCAAGCTTATGTCTTTGAAAGTGCGGAGGAGTGTGTGAGTTGCCTTTTCGGTTCAGCCTGGGTATCATGCCTACACAAAAAGGGCCGCCTCTGAAGCGAGTATGACAGACCCCACCAATCAATCTACATCAGACGGTACTCTCCCACACTGGCAGTTTCTCTTGGATGGGAAACAAGAGCCGTTTTGGAAACTAACAGCAGCTGGCTTCCCAGTAGTAATTAAGCAAAACTACGGCTGCCCATCAAATGAAGGCCGGAGAATGGCGCGCTTGAATCTGGGGTTGAGTCTTGCCACCAATCATGTCTAGGCTTCGGCTCGTGACGTTCCGGGCGTTACGGTCACATTAAGGACTCAAGGCCTGGTACTTGGCTAGGAAGTGGTTCTTTCTGACGTTATTCCTACTCGGAAACTGACAGCACCTATAGCATCATATCATTGCTCGTCCTCTGACACCTTCCATACAAGCCGTTCACCAGACGGGACCTGGTCCCTTAATAGCTGAAGGGCATTCTGTGCCCTCTCCAGCAGTGTAGCACCTTCGACGATCCTGGTCCTGTTCGGTTGGATAGCGCCTTGAGCCAGCAAGGCAGGAATGATCTCGGGCTGGAGTTTGTCTCGATAGAAGCCGTTCTGTTCAAGATATATCAGTCATCATTGTCACACTCTCCTTCCCGGTTCAAGATAACTCACCTCCTCGTAATTCAACGTCCTCACCCCCATgacctcaaccccttcttgccacaccaccccctccacatgCTTTTCATCCGCCGCAAAcaccggcctcctcccctctgCAGCAGGAACCTCAATCACAGGCAACATAACCGCCACTTTACTCCCTCTCTCTGCGATCTTGCTCAGCGGCTTCAAAGTCCCATCCCTAGACCCAATACAATCAACGAAATACGGGATCCTCGGCCCCGCCCCTTGCCCCCCTTCTCGGTCAAGATACCTCCCaatctcccccaccaccccagaaTTCCTATAATCAAAACATACCCTCGCCCCTAGCCTCCTCAACTCCCCATGATGCTTCCCGCTCGCAACAGCAATAACATGATCATACCCCCAATGCTTGAGCACCTGTATCACATACAACCCAACCGAactgccccctccccacacCAGCAcctttttcccctccccacctttAAACCCCCTCGGCTTCGGCCAAGGCAGCCGTATCCCCAAATCGGCACTCAGACAATGAAAAGCCGTAACCAGATTCGCAGGCACCGTaaccgcctccctcaacccccagccTACTATCCCTTGGGGTAGCTTGGAGATCTTGTGCACCGGGACTGTGACGTACGTCTGGAAGCCGGCCTCCCTCGGATTGCCGTCGGAGACGAACCCAAAAACTCTGTCGCCTTCTTTGAGGGTCTCGTGGAGCTCGTGGTTGATGTTCAGacccgaggaggaggagaggctggGGCTGAGCCAGAGGGTGACGATTGTACCTGCGAAGGCGGTgccgaggtggaaggggaaggaggggatggcGAGGTTGCCTGCGGCGCGGTGAAGGTCGAGCGGGGTGGAGCAGGTCCAGGTTACTTTGATGAGGGCTtcgtttgggttgggggcgtgggtgggggtttggaggagggttgggggcgcaaagggggaggggaggacgatggaggggtgggttttgggggctgtcattgtggtggtggtcgggtgttgatggttggtgggtggtggaagtaggtgggtggtgatggtaggTGTGTGGTGATaatggttgtggtggtgatactTGCGGGATCCAAGCAAGTCGAAACCAAAGCAGATAAACTGTAATGTTCAAAATGTCACAGTCGCAATGCAAAACTCATAACTGTTATTTGTCatgagggggaaaaaaaagtgaGGATAGCGTGTGATAAAAGTAAGGCTACGACAGTGATTAACAAATTCTGGGTCTCGCTTGGTATTTATCTGCTTGGTTGCGTTTCCCTGCTTGACGGGATAAACGTccgtcccccccccccttccgaCCTCTCTCGTTATTTGTCGCCTACATATTCGTCCAACACTTTTCCTTGGTAAAAGAAAGGGCTGAGTTGGCGGGTATCACAAAGTTTTGGGCCCGAATCTGATAACCCGATTTCTAAGCCGTATGGTTCTTGTCTCGCTCTCTCGCTTCCCCACCCTGTTCCTGCttgtttgttggttgttAGCATGTTCCGTTTCAAGTTcagtctctctctctctctctctcctttgATCGTTTCCCAGTTCAGGGCACTGCCGAAATCCGGGCATATCTGCACGTCGTGGTTGGCTGGTTGCTGCCCAGGTTTCATTACGTCGACGGTTCTCTCACACCCACACCACTCTTCCCCCCTGCGAGGGCTATGTGTCGTGATGGCGAATGGGGAGCGCTGGCGAGGGCTGGAATCAAAGAGGGAGATATGGCAGGGAGGCATCCGAACCGGTTCTGGAGAGATATCGGGTCAGAGGCTTCGTAGAGTTTTCGGCGATGCAGAACATCATCTCTCAGGCGGGAGAGCCGATTGGAACGTGGGGTGCAGTATGGTGTGCAGTTAATCATGACCTGGCCCCAAAAGAGGTCGTGACCGCCTCTATCTCTCGTTGCATCATCCTACGCAGAGACCGGGAGCCGTATCCGGGTTGGATTGCATCTGCATACCCCATGAATCACACTGCAGTCAACGACTAGACTGATACCACGCTATCTTCTTCAATGCCCGTTGCCGCTAAAGAACAAGGGGCGGTAAGACGTGAATGATACGCTAGAGTTTGAAGCCAAATCATGAAAATTGAAGTTTTGCGAAACGCAGGGGTTGGTGTGACATTTTCTTCCTCACATCCCAAGCAGCAGTATGCTCAAGATTGCAatgaaaagaaagagggatAACAGCCGGTCAGACTTCCATCGATACCCACCCCGCTTGAGCGCCCAAAGGCAAGACCTCAAGAAATCAGGGTACAGATCATCGCCACTCTCTATACAGTTGCAGCGCAAGGCCACAGCCGCCACCTTTGCAGGCAGATCGAGAGTAAAAGGCTTCTCACTGTTGGGCACCGAGGATATCGTTCATCAACCCGGGTGGGATCTGTGGCTCCTTTAGGGAACACAAAAGAGGACGACTACTATAGAAATGATTCTCTGAAGTATTGTCGACatgaggaaaaaaagaaaaagaagattgAAATTTTGGCAGATAGGTCGAGAATATAtactggtggtggggtggccAGTGCACGCCTGCAAATTCTGTGAATTCGCATGTGCTCGCACAGACCACTGAAGGTTTTGCTGCCCCACTCCACGAGAGCATGTTCATGTCAAGCATCCCAAGCAATTCACTCGAAAAGCGTGACAAACAGATTCACTGGCTGGTCGTGGCTGCGGGAGACTTTCCAGTGGCTGTTGTGGTGGCTGGCGATATCTTGAAGAGCCGTTGGCTGTATCAACACTCGAAAATGAGGGGTTGTTACATAGTTCCCCTCGATTCATTGCTGACATCATGATGGGCATGAAAGCAGCAAACAAATACTCGAAAAAGGCTCTACAGTAGTCCAGGAATACCGTTGACGTCTTTGACCTTCCTGTACAACTCTCTTGTACCTTTCAATTTCCTTGCTCTCGCTCATTTCTTCGCATTTGCTTCCCTCAGAGCGTCAGATGTCAGTCTGGAGAAGCAAATGCCGAGAGCCCCTCCAAAACCGGTCCCTGCAGGTGCCAGAGTGGAGACCAAGAAGCTGGGCTTCGCACGGTGCTTGTAGGGAACAGCTCTGGAAGATGGACTAAAATAGCATGTTGCTGAGGTTTAATATCGCCAGAGCCAATCTTGAGATCAAGAGTTCGTAAAGACTTGAGGATCTGTCGCACAAAGAATCGGCAAGGGGCATTCAAAATGGTGGTTGCCCGAGTCTTTGTAGCACTGTGGATAGAGAATTGGATCCGGTTGTCCAACGGTCGCCTAGCCACTTTGGGATGCAGCTATCCGCGTTTTGTCGCGAAATGGACAGGAGGAGGTCCTCCCCTCTTGTCGCCGCATTCGCTGACCATTTGACATGCGGCAGAAGCTCGTAGCACCTTTGCCTCGGATGCTTGCTCTCTGTGCCGTCGCTATAGACGTTGAACTCCCTCGCCGATGAATATTCTCCCATGCGATTGGgcttcccctccccgctGCGCCAAACCTTCCGAGCACATGCCGTAATCTTAGCCATTCGATAATTCGATTTTGGCAGATTGGTTACGAGCTGATCGATCTCACGGCAACAACATCCGACCACATTTTAAAGCAAGTCAAGtcgccaacaccaccaccgacaacgGCTACACTTGGTCCACAAAGAATTGTCGACCACTCATCATGCCATCCCAACGGCGCCTCCGGGCCCTTCTCTACATCgtcctcgccgccgtcgtggtgctcctcttcttcacttCGCAGGCCCGCCATTCACGAGAGACGGGCGCGATCAAGGACTTCTACCACAAGACGATGaatgggttggagagggaacGAGGCGGCTCGCAGCAAGTGATACCAGCGCACGACCACGATGCCGACGGCGACattgacgaggacgacgccATCATGGCCAAGGAGATGGCTGCTCGGTTGAAGCAAGCAGAACAGAAGGCAAAGGAAAATGCCAACGCAAAGGCACCCAACAAGCCCGACGACCCCAAGAAGGTCATTGGTGTTGGAAGTGCGGCAGGTGGTCacaaggaggaagaggacggggATCTAGAAGTGGAAGAGACGCCCGAGGAGCACCAAGTTGAAGTTGAGCTTGACTTGATATTGAGGAAGTCTCCAGGttggtttcttttctctcttcgtTGCCACCGTAGTTGCTCATGTGCTTTGTagtcatcatcttctccaagTCGTACTGCCCGTACTCTAAGCGTGCCAAGGGCATTCTTCTCGAGAAATATGTCATTGAACCGGCGCCATATGTGGTCGAGCTCGACCTTCATCCTCTGGGCCGCAAAATCCAGGACAGGTTGGCGATCATAACCAAACGAACCACAGTACCAAATATCATGATTTACGGCAAAAGCATCGGTGGCGGCGACGACGTTGCTGCACTCGACAATGATAACAAGTTAGTTGCCAAGATCAAGGGGTTGGGCGGCAAGCGGGTCGAGGTGTCGAAGAGGTTCTCCGAGAAGTCGTCATaagagaggagagggcaGATTTCACCATGAAGACACACCATACCTTATCATGCAGCCGCTCGAGGCGATAGAGCCACATGCAAactcaacaccccctccctcgatATCAACCATGTGTCTTATACCGCCATGGGCGCTTCATTTTCTTGGATTTAAAGCAACAAACATATGGACTTGCATTATTGGCGTTTTGGGGCATATTGACAGCGAAGAAACTTATACCATTTCAGGGGCGGGCTGCTCGGAGCGGCCCTTTGTTTGAACCAAGTCTCTGTATAATAGTTCACTGGAGAACGTTTTAGTTCACTGACCGGCACAAGACTCAGATGTTGCTGCAAAGACATCTGACAGAAGCTCCCCGGTGTTATCTCTCAAGGTACACCGCAGCAtgtgggaagaagaagatgttttggcggggttggacTTGCAGCACTGCCTGAAGGA is a window of Podospora pseudopauciseta strain CBS 411.78 chromosome 1, whole genome shotgun sequence DNA encoding:
- a CDS encoding hypothetical protein (COG:S; EggNog:ENOG503PSZ9); its protein translation is MGSVATNAWGSIDARKSAKITKAQESRPPSDTPAIYVDLIDPDIGYGVFAARDFSKGDFIFHEAPLIDPTDFCELRELNDEHHGPGQMLDLVTALSLADASQMRFAFPKLAAELGKTLPTSQELAGADLNPLLGTRLVHGQLAWPPNELWEKYDKYIKRIREGVVARGGGSKASVEDRVKIAADFFRSHAFQAEIEGNQNPHPATTRPATIYLLASLVNHSCQPPGARRVLKRRTAAEDSPVVAREAPELRLANFLANLKKESENADNTASSSKSPSTGGKAGTSNNNTAIGSGSKNNADDPDAITPAPKTAQESTGTKDFSEHSDPDDGEEEEDNASGSNSLNQRQRGPNCEWRIGPGQLAKFVLPHHIAVKATRDIKAGEELTWDYGKKKQGFSCRCATCRAGTGRSCCYL
- the RPS15 gene encoding ribosomal protein S15 (BUSCO:EOG092658SK; COG:J; EggNog:ENOG503NXXB), with amino-acid sequence MADEYNAEEAAELKKKRTFRKFSYRGVDLDALLDLTSDELRDVVHARARRKINRGLKRRPMGLIKKLRKAKQEAKPNEKPDLVKTHLRDMIVVPEMIGSVVGIYSGKEFNQVEIKPEMVGHYLGEFSISYKPVKHGRPGIGATHSSRFIPLK
- a CDS encoding hypothetical protein (EggNog:ENOG503NWRK; COG:G; CAZy:GH53), with translation MPRPGTWIGSATPHIPLSTMLLPSLSTLLLAGLPAVNAAITYKGVDWSSLLIEERAGMSFKDVNGNTKPLERILVENGVNTVRQRVWVNPSNGEYNMDYNIQLARRAKAVGLGVYIDFHYSDTWADPGKQGIPSGWPTDIDNLSWKLYNYTLESCNRFQDAGIQPTIISIGNEITPGLLWPTGRTNNWGNIARLLRSAAWGIKDSRLSPKPKIMIHLDNGWNWNTQNNWYTNVLRQGTFEASDYDIMGVSFYPFYSEAASLSALKTSLTNMANTWGKEIQVVETNWPVQCPNPRYQFPADVRSIPFSEAGQVQYVTKVADVVRSVNRGNGLFYWEPAWLNNAALGSSCSENTMFAWGGRARSSISVFQRI
- a CDS encoding hypothetical protein (EggNog:ENOG503NVND; COG:C), whose translation is MTAPKTHPSIVLPSPFAPPTLLQTPTHAPNPNEALIKVTWTCSTPLDLHRAAGNLAIPSFPFHLGTAFAGTIVTLWLSPSLSSSSGLNINHELHETLKEGDRVFGFVSDGNPREAGFQTYVTVPVHKISKLPQGIVGWGLREAVTVPANLVTAFHCLSADLGIRLPWPKPRGFKGGEGKKVLVWGGGSSVGLYVIQVLKHWGYDHVIAVASGKHHGELRRLGARVCFDYRNSGVVGEIGRYLDREGGQGAGPRIPYFVDCIGSRDGTLKPLSKIAERGSKVAVMLPVIEVPAAEGRRPVFAADEKHVEGVVWQEGVEVMGVRTLNYEENGFYRDKLQPEIIPALLAQGAIQPNRTRIVEGATLLERAQNALQLLRDQVPSGERLVWKVSEDEQ
- a CDS encoding hypothetical protein (COG:S; EggNog:ENOG50); protein product: MLKIAMKRKRDNSRSDFHRYPPRLSAQRQDLKKSGYRSSPLSIQLQRKATAATQIESKRLLTVGHRGYRSSTRVGSVAPLGNTKEDDYYRNDSLKYCRHEEKKKKKIEILADRSRIYTGGGVASARLQIL
- a CDS encoding hypothetical protein (COG:O; EggNog:ENOG503P3NK), whose protein sequence is MPSQRRLRALLYIVLAAVVVLLFFTSQARHSRETGAIKDFYHKTMNGLERERGGSQQVIPAHDHDADGDIDEDDAIMAKEMAARLKQAEQKAKENANAKAPNKPDDPKKVIGVGSAAGGHKEEEDGDLEVEETPEEHQVEVELDLILRKSPVIIFSKSYCPYSKRAKGILLEKYVIEPAPYVVELDLHPLGRKIQDRLAIITKRTTVPNIMIYGKSIGGGDDVAALDNDNKLVAKIKGLGGKRVEVSKRFSEKSS